TCCGCACCACAGCCATTATCGGGGATACGACGGCGGCGGCGTCAGGCTTTGCTGACAAGGTGGTTGAGCTGCCCTACGCCGATGAACAGTCCGTCGTGCAGACCCGGTTCGCGACCACTGCGCTCGCCTACCTGCGGGCTTCCCTGGGCCTATGGAACAGCGGCGCGCTCGAGGACGCCAGGGCAGCCATCGTCGAGGACGTTCCCCAAGCACTTATCGATGCCGAACAATTCAGCTTCCTGGGCCGGGGGTGGACTATCGGACTGGCCCACGAGGCCGCGTTGAAAATGCGTGAAGCCTCGCAGTCCTGGACCGAGTCATACCCTGCCATGGAGTACAGGCACGGCCCCATTTCGATCGCAGCCCCGAACAGGGTGACATGGCTTTTCGGAGAAGAGCCTCCCGGCCTGGGCGACGACGTGTCCCGAACGGGCGCGCTTTACGTCCACCGCGGCACCGACCCCCTGGCCGAGCTCGTGCGTGCCCAGAAAGTTGCCCTGGAGCGAGCCCGCGCCCGCGGACTGGATCCCGACCGGCCGCGGAACCTCAGCCGCTCCGTCATCCTGGATTCCTGAGCAATGCCGATGGACACGGCGGTGACGGACACGGCTTCACCGGGCCCTGGCCCTGTGCTCGCCTTTGACGTTGGCGGAACCGATATCAAGTCCGGGATCGTTCTTGCCGGCGGCAGGATCGTGGGCCTGAGAAGGAGCCCCACCCCGCGCGACGCCTCGGATCCAGGCGGGGCGGTGCTCGCGGTGCTCGCCCGCCTGGCGGCCGGCTACCGGGCCTCCTACCCGCAGCTGCCCTTCGACGCCGTCGGCTTCGTGGTCCCGGGGCTGGTCGACGAGGATGCAGGGATCGGAATCCTCTCCTCCAACCTCGGCTGGCGGGACTATCCTTTTGCCGCCCGGGCGCGGGCGCTGCTGAATGCGCCGGTTGCCTTCGGCCATGACGTCGGCGCGGCAGGTGAGGCGGAATTCCGCAGCGGAGCCGCCCGGGACAGCGAGGACGCCATCGTCATGGTCAACGGCACGGGGATCGCCGCGGCCATATTCTGTGACGGCCGGCGCATCAAGGGCGGAGGGTACGCCGGCGAGCTCGGCCACGCGCGCGTCCCCGATCCGGACGATCCCCGGCGAACAGTGTTGCTCGAATCCGTGGGCTCCGCCGGCTCGATCGCCGCCCGCTACAGCAGCGCCGCCGGGCGCGCAGTTACCGGCTCCCGCGAAGTGCTGGACCTGGCCAGCTCCGGCGACAAGGCGGCCCAGCGCGTTTGGGCCCAGGCGATCGACGCGCTGGCGTTCAGCATCGCCCAGTGCGTCTGTATCCTCGGTACCGAAACCGTGGTCATCGGCGGCGGAATTTCCGGGGCCGGCGAATCGCTCCTGGCTCCGCTGCGCCAGGCAGTTGACGACCGGTTGACCTTGCCAATGCGTCCCCGAATCGTCCCGACGCTCCTGGGAGAAAACGCCGGGCTGCTCGGTGCCGCCTTGAAGGCCCGTCAACTGCTGGACCAGGACCCGGGCGGCCTGCCATGAACCACGCCCCTGCTCCGCGGACAGGCCGGATCATCACAGTGACCCCCAACCCTGCACTCGATGTCACTTACCACGTGGACGGCATCCGGTGGGGTGAAACGCATCGGGTTCCGGCGGGTACGGAACGGGCTGGCGGGAAGGGCCTCAACGTTGCCCGGGTTGCCCACCAGCAAGGCTATCCGGTGCTAGCCATCGCACCCGTCGGCTGCCCCAACGGGCATCAGTTCGCAAGGGAACTGGCCTCTTCCGGAGTACCCCACCGGCTGGTCCCCGTCTCTGCCGGGACCAGGCGCACCATCACTATCGTGGACACCCGAAGCGGCCAAACGAGTATTTTCAACGAATTCGGAGCTGCCCTGGCTGACACCGAATGGGACGCGCTCGAAGCCGGAATAGAACGGGAAATTCCCGGCGCCGGAGTGCTGGTGGCCTCCGGGAGCCTGCCTGCCGAAGCTGACCCGGAGTTCTTTGCGGCGCTTGTCCGGCTGGCTCACTCCCGGGGGATTCCTGCCGTGATAGACACCTCCGGTCCCGGCATCCGGGAGGCCGCGGGGGCAGGGGCGGACCTTTTGAAGCCGAACAGGGAGGAACTCCGGGATGCGACAGGCATCGAGGACCCGGTTGCTGCTTCGCGGGAGCTCCTGCGCCTCGGCGCGCAGCGGATCCTGGTGAGTGCCGGCGAGGACGGGATGCTCGCCTTCGATGCCGGAGCGCCCGCCGTTTTCTGGTCCGCCCGCCTCCCACGCCCGCTGCAGGGCAACCCGACAGGGGCAGGAGATGCCGCGGTCGCCGCGGCCGCGGCCAGGTTCGCCTCCGGAGAATGGAGCATCCGCTCGATGCTTCCGAGTGCCACGGCGTGGTCTGCCGCTGCGGTGCTGATGCCGCTGGCCGGCCAGGTCTCGCCTCGCTACCGGGAGCTCGAACAAGAAGTCATCATCACGGAAAGGGCAGTCTGATGCCGCTGATCCCCACGCGCAAACTGATGGAGGCCGCGGCCGGGCGAGGCGCCGGTCTCGGCGCTTTCAATGTCGTCCACCTTGAGACGGCGGAGGCCCTGGTCGCCGGTGCAGAACAGGCCGGACTTCCCGTCATCCTGCAAATCTCGGAAAACTGTGCCAAGTATCATGGCGGCCTGGAACCCATCGCACTCGGCACCATGGCCATCGCCCGGCAGGCCCGGGTCCCCGTCGCCCTGCACTTTGACCATGCGGAAGATGAGGAACTCGCCCTTGCCGCCGTCGACCTCGGGTTCGGATCCGTGATGTACGACGGCGCCCGGCACGACTACTCCCGCAATGTTGCGGCGACCGCCCGGGTGGGCCGGTATGCCCATGCCCGCGGCGTCTACGTGGAGGCTGAACTCGGCAGCGTCGGCGGCAAGGGGGGCGCCCACACGCCCGGCGTCCGCACGGACCCGGAGGAGGCGGCGACCTTCGTGAAGGAAACCGGCGTCGATGCCCTGGCCGTCGCCGTCGGCTCCACCCATGCCATGACGGAACGGAACGCCTCCCTTGACCTTGGGCTCATTGCCCGGTTGCACCACGCGCTGGACGTCCCGCTCGTCCTGCACGGATCCTCGGGAGTGCCCGATGATCTCCTCGTCGCCGCGATCGCCGCGGGAATGACGAAAATCAACGTGTCTACCCACCTCAGCGGATTCTTCACCCGCGCGGTCCGGGCTTACCTGCAGGACCACCCGGCCGACGTCGACTCCCGCAGATACGTCTCCGCCGGCCGGGAAGCGCTGGTCCCCGAGGCGGCGCGACTCCTGGCGCTTTTCCAGTCGGTTGGGCGCAAAGAATAGAAGCAGCTCGCAGCGAGACCGACCACCACACCTTGCCCTGGGGCGGGGCCGTTATTGCATCAGTTTCCATGTTTTGGCCGTCATCCCATGGCTGCTCTCCCGAACTACGAGCTGTGGAGTAAACACGATCTGTTGGTGCTCATGATGCTCGGGGTTCTCAATTTCTTCGAAGAGCAACTCCGCCGCCCGCTCGCCGATGAGGCGCCGTGGTTGCTGGACGGATGACAGCGGAATGCTCGATTGAGAGGCGAAATCAATATCGTCAAAGCCGATGATGGCCACGTCTTCCGGTACCCGGATTCCATTGGCCGTGAAGGACTGCAGAAGGCCGAGTGCGAGCTGGTCGTTTGCCGCGAAGACGGCATCCGGTCGCCGCGACTCCCGAAGATCACCAATCAGACCCCCCAGCTGGCGTCCCCGGTCAAACTTCAGATTCGGAGTTTCAAATTCCTGCAGCTGGATCCCGGCGTCCTGGGCCGCTTCAAGAGCCCCGGCGTAGCGGTCTGAGACCTGCTTGAGGCTGAACGGGCCGCCCACGAATGCCGGCCGCTCGGCCCCGCCTGCAATGAGGTGTTCCATGGCTGCCCGACCACCGGCAAGGTCGTCAACGGAGACTGAGCAAAATTTCTCAGAGTCTGCCAGCCTGTCCACGAGAACGGACGGTATGCCCCGGGAATGCAGGGCTTCCAGCCGCGGGAGAACATTCCCCAAGGGCGTGATGAGGATGCCCTGGACGCGCTGTTCCTCGAACAAATCCAGATAAGTCTGCTCACGCCGCTCATCCTCGCTGCTGTTCGCCAGAATGAATGAGTGCTTATGCGTCTCGGCAACGTCCTCAGCGCCAAATGCAACATCAGTGAAGAACGGATTCCGCACATCCAGGACGAGCATGCCCAGGCTGCGACTGGACCCCGAGCGAAGCGACCTTGCCGACTCGTTCCGGACGAAACCCAGCTGGCTGATTGCGGCCTGTACTCGTTCTCTATTTTCGGACGTGACCTGCTCGGGCCTGTTCAGTACGTTGGACACAGTGCCCACCGAGACCCTCGCCAGCGCCGCGACGTCTTTGATGCTGGGCCCCACCGACATTACAACCCCCTGAATCGAATCATCACCAATTTCATCATGTTACCTCCTTCACACAAGGGCCTATTCGGAGCCCCGACCACCGAGATTCTGCTGATCTTGACATGCTGCAGAAGCATGCCCTAACGTGTGAGGAGATTCACAGATGAATCGATTCATTCCAAAGGAGCAACCGCTATGGACGACACCTTCGACGTCGGCCTCCGGAGCAGCCCGAAGGCTGCCGACCCCAGGGTTCCCGTGCTTGAGCTGCAGGATATCCATAAGTCTTTCGGTGCGGTTAAGGCGTTACAAGGAGCGAACCTGAGCCTCCACCGGGGCCAGGTCACCGCTCTTGTAGGTGAGAACGGTGCCGGCAAGTCGACGATGGTCAAAACCCTCGCCGGCCTGCACCAGCCGGACCGCGGCCACGTCCTGCTGGATGGCGAAATGGTGTCCTTCCGCGACCCGCTTCATTCCCGCGAGGCCGGAATCGCAGTCATCTACCAGGAACCCACCATGTTTCCCGACCTCACGGTGGCCGAGAACATCTTTATGGGCCGTCAGCCACTCCGGTCCCTGCGGCGCATTGACCGGAAGAGCATGCGCCGGCAGGCCCTTGAACTCTTCCGTCAGCTCGGCGTGAGAATCGACCCGGACCGCGCTGCCCAGGGCCTGTCCATCGCCGATCAGCAGGTCGTCGAGATCGCGAAGGCCATCAGCCTCAACGCCAGGGTGCTGATCATGGATGAGCCGACAGCCGCCCTCAGCGGAGTGGAAGTTGAACGGCTTTTTGCAGTTACACGCACTCTGCAGGACCGAGGGGCCGCCGTTCTGTTCATTTCCCACCGTTTCGAGGAGGTCTTCGCACTGGCGGACTGGATCACGGTCATGCGTGACGGAGCCCATGTGGAAACATCGCGCGCAACTGACGTGACAGTCGACAACGTCATTCGGCAGATGGTTGGACGCGATGTGGCGTCACTTTTCCCCAAGCAGGAAGCCGCAATCGGCGAGGTGGCCCTGGAGGTCAAGGGCCTCAGCCGGAAAGGCGTGTTCTCGGATATTTCCTTCAACGTCAGGTCTGGTGAAATCGTCGGGCTGAGCGGCCTCGTCGGGGCCGGACGTTCCGAGG
Above is a window of Arthrobacter pascens DNA encoding:
- a CDS encoding class II fructose-bisphosphate aldolase — protein: MPLIPTRKLMEAAAGRGAGLGAFNVVHLETAEALVAGAEQAGLPVILQISENCAKYHGGLEPIALGTMAIARQARVPVALHFDHAEDEELALAAVDLGFGSVMYDGARHDYSRNVAATARVGRYAHARGVYVEAELGSVGGKGGAHTPGVRTDPEEAATFVKETGVDALAVAVGSTHAMTERNASLDLGLIARLHHALDVPLVLHGSSGVPDDLLVAAIAAGMTKINVSTHLSGFFTRAVRAYLQDHPADVDSRRYVSAGREALVPEAARLLALFQSVGRKE
- a CDS encoding 1-phosphofructokinase family hexose kinase, with translation MNHAPAPRTGRIITVTPNPALDVTYHVDGIRWGETHRVPAGTERAGGKGLNVARVAHQQGYPVLAIAPVGCPNGHQFARELASSGVPHRLVPVSAGTRRTITIVDTRSGQTSIFNEFGAALADTEWDALEAGIEREIPGAGVLVASGSLPAEADPEFFAALVRLAHSRGIPAVIDTSGPGIREAAGAGADLLKPNREELRDATGIEDPVAASRELLRLGAQRILVSAGEDGMLAFDAGAPAVFWSARLPRPLQGNPTGAGDAAVAAAAARFASGEWSIRSMLPSATAWSAAAVLMPLAGQVSPRYRELEQEVIITERAV
- a CDS encoding sugar ABC transporter ATP-binding protein → MDDTFDVGLRSSPKAADPRVPVLELQDIHKSFGAVKALQGANLSLHRGQVTALVGENGAGKSTMVKTLAGLHQPDRGHVLLDGEMVSFRDPLHSREAGIAVIYQEPTMFPDLTVAENIFMGRQPLRSLRRIDRKSMRRQALELFRQLGVRIDPDRAAQGLSIADQQVVEIAKAISLNARVLIMDEPTAALSGVEVERLFAVTRTLQDRGAAVLFISHRFEEVFALADWITVMRDGAHVETSRATDVTVDNVIRQMVGRDVASLFPKQEAAIGEVALEVKGLSRKGVFSDISFNVRSGEIVGLSGLVGAGRSEVARAIFGIDRYDSGEILVRNKPLKPLSPRESMAAGLGFVPEDRRKQGLVMELNVSRNLTLTLRKKLSRFGLLTNKAEAESTTEWARKLQIKAGAPTSPISTLSGGNQQKVVLGKWLATGPKVLIIDEPTRGIDVGTKSEVHRLISELAGKGLAVLMISSELPEILGMSDRVLVMHEGQVTAELSRREATEETVMTAATGADSSTKETPA
- a CDS encoding SIS domain-containing protein, translated to MTQSSPNQQPVPGGYMSGAHMESELSSQPDVWQRAVRQAEAEAGPLLPATGQKVAVIGCGTSWFMAQSYAVLREGSGQGITDAFAASEAFVDRGYDAVVAITRSGTTTEVLQALDKLRGKVRTTAIIGDTTAAASGFADKVVELPYADEQSVVQTRFATTALAYLRASLGLWNSGALEDARAAIVEDVPQALIDAEQFSFLGRGWTIGLAHEAALKMREASQSWTESYPAMEYRHGPISIAAPNRVTWLFGEEPPGLGDDVSRTGALYVHRGTDPLAELVRAQKVALERARARGLDPDRPRNLSRSVILDS
- a CDS encoding LacI family DNA-binding transcriptional regulator, which gives rise to MSVGPSIKDVAALARVSVGTVSNVLNRPEQVTSENRERVQAAISQLGFVRNESARSLRSGSSRSLGMLVLDVRNPFFTDVAFGAEDVAETHKHSFILANSSEDERREQTYLDLFEEQRVQGILITPLGNVLPRLEALHSRGIPSVLVDRLADSEKFCSVSVDDLAGGRAAMEHLIAGGAERPAFVGGPFSLKQVSDRYAGALEAAQDAGIQLQEFETPNLKFDRGRQLGGLIGDLRESRRPDAVFAANDQLALGLLQSFTANGIRVPEDVAIIGFDDIDFASQSSIPLSSVQQPRRLIGERAAELLFEEIENPEHHEHQQIVFTPQLVVRESSHGMTAKTWKLMQ
- a CDS encoding ROK family protein; this translates as MTDTASPGPGPVLAFDVGGTDIKSGIVLAGGRIVGLRRSPTPRDASDPGGAVLAVLARLAAGYRASYPQLPFDAVGFVVPGLVDEDAGIGILSSNLGWRDYPFAARARALLNAPVAFGHDVGAAGEAEFRSGAARDSEDAIVMVNGTGIAAAIFCDGRRIKGGGYAGELGHARVPDPDDPRRTVLLESVGSAGSIAARYSSAAGRAVTGSREVLDLASSGDKAAQRVWAQAIDALAFSIAQCVCILGTETVVIGGGISGAGESLLAPLRQAVDDRLTLPMRPRIVPTLLGENAGLLGAALKARQLLDQDPGGLP